The following coding sequences lie in one Pseudoalteromonas sp. Scap06 genomic window:
- a CDS encoding ogr/Delta-like zinc finger family protein: MVIIARVTCPNCEAKATITSRKKQSAHVVNLYCSCTNTKECGATFRITQSFDHFLNPPCKTTAQLAASLIKNLPREEQLELIGL, from the coding sequence GTGGTTATTATAGCGCGGGTTACTTGTCCAAATTGCGAAGCTAAAGCAACAATTACGTCACGCAAAAAGCAAAGCGCCCATGTGGTTAATTTATATTGCTCGTGTACTAACACTAAAGAGTGCGGGGCTACGTTCCGTATTACCCAATCGTTTGATCACTTCTTAAACCCGCCTTGTAAAACCACTGCGCAATTAGCAGCATCGCTTATTAAAAACCTACCGCGTGAAGAACAATTAGAATTAATTGGTCTATAA
- the sbcB gene encoding exodeoxyribonuclease I, with the protein MSEPTYYENQATIYWHDYETWGASPQKDKPSQFAGVRTDLDLNIIGEPLIEYCKPQADYLPHPEACLITGITPQVAMQKGLVEAEFIAKIHAEFSVPNTCVAGYNSIRFDDEVSRYSFYRNFYDPYEREYKNNNSRWDIIDLVRACYALRPEGIEWPLKEDGSPSFKLEHLTVANGIEHAAAHDALSDVTATIALAKLIKEKQPKLYQFFFSLRGKKALAEMVDVFNMTPLVHTSSRIPATQGCTTWVAPMSFHPVNKNAVICFDLTQNPQVLLDLNVEQLRKRLYTKRIDLAEGDLPVGLKLVHLNKCPILAPAKTLLPENAARLGIDREQCLANLAILKANTELRDKVTEVFNEQGDYSATTNVDYLLYDGFTSHADKAKFAIIRDAKPEDLASLKLEFEDPKFNTLLFRYRARNWPQTLNQQELDQWRQYCQSKLMHGEDQPSISAQDFMITLENLAHEHDDSEKNLTILKALYNYAQSM; encoded by the coding sequence ATGAGCGAACCAACATACTACGAAAACCAAGCAACAATCTATTGGCACGACTACGAAACTTGGGGAGCAAGCCCGCAAAAGGATAAGCCGAGTCAGTTTGCCGGTGTACGCACCGATCTTGATTTAAATATTATTGGCGAGCCGCTTATTGAGTACTGTAAGCCACAAGCGGATTATTTACCGCATCCTGAAGCGTGTTTAATTACCGGTATTACCCCACAAGTGGCGATGCAAAAAGGCTTAGTTGAGGCTGAATTTATTGCTAAAATTCATGCAGAATTTAGCGTACCCAATACCTGTGTAGCTGGTTATAACAGTATTCGCTTTGATGATGAAGTAAGCCGATATAGCTTTTATCGTAACTTTTACGACCCGTACGAGCGTGAATATAAAAACAATAACAGCCGTTGGGATATCATAGATTTAGTGCGTGCCTGCTATGCGCTGCGCCCTGAGGGTATTGAATGGCCATTAAAAGAAGATGGCAGCCCTAGCTTTAAGCTTGAGCATTTAACCGTCGCTAATGGTATTGAACATGCCGCTGCGCACGACGCACTAAGTGATGTAACGGCCACCATTGCACTGGCAAAGCTAATTAAAGAGAAGCAGCCTAAACTGTACCAATTCTTTTTTAGTCTTCGCGGTAAAAAAGCACTCGCTGAAATGGTTGATGTGTTTAATATGACCCCATTAGTGCACACCTCGTCTCGTATTCCAGCAACACAAGGTTGTACCACTTGGGTAGCACCTATGAGTTTTCACCCGGTAAATAAAAACGCGGTTATTTGTTTTGATTTAACCCAAAACCCACAGGTATTACTTGATTTAAATGTAGAGCAATTACGCAAGCGTTTATACACCAAACGTATAGATTTAGCAGAGGGTGATTTACCGGTAGGTTTAAAATTAGTGCATTTAAACAAGTGCCCTATTTTAGCACCTGCTAAAACGCTACTGCCTGAAAACGCTGCTCGCTTGGGTATTGACCGTGAACAATGCTTGGCTAATTTAGCCATTTTAAAAGCCAATACCGAGCTACGTGATAAAGTCACTGAGGTATTTAATGAGCAAGGCGATTACAGCGCGACCACGAACGTAGATTACTTATTATATGATGGCTTTACTAGCCATGCTGATAAAGCTAAATTTGCGATTATTCGTGATGCAAAACCTGAAGACTTGGCAAGTTTAAAGCTTGAATTTGAAGATCCTAAATTTAATACTTTGTTGTTTAGATACCGCGCCCGTAACTGGCCACAAACGCTAAACCAACAAGAGCTTGATCAATGGCGTCAATATTGTCAAAGCAAGTTAATGCATGGCGAAGATCAACCCTCAATCAGCGCACAAGATTTTATGATCACCCTTGAAAACCTAGCGCACGAGCATGATGACAGCGAAAAAAATCTTACAATTTTAAAAGCCTTATACAATTACGCGCAAAGCATGTAA
- a CDS encoding NAD(P)-dependent oxidoreductase, with protein MSVKIAFIGLGVMGYPMAGHLAKAGHNVCVYNRTVAKAQKWVEDFDGSFAPTPREAASDADMVFMCVGNDDDLRSVVYGNDGVLAGMHENTILIDHTTTSAEVAREVAAKAALQHIDFIDAPVSGGQAGAENGVLTVMAGGNEAVFAKAQPIMSAFSRFSQLLGEAGSGQLCKMVNQICIAGVVQGLAEGLHFAKQAGLDGEKVIETISKGAAGSWQMENRYKTMWAGEYEFGFAVDWMRKDLGIALDEAKNNGATLPMTATVDQYYADVQALGGGRYDTSSLLARIEALHKK; from the coding sequence ATGTCAGTTAAAATTGCATTTATAGGTTTAGGCGTAATGGGTTACCCAATGGCAGGGCATTTAGCAAAAGCAGGGCACAACGTATGTGTTTATAACCGCACGGTGGCTAAAGCACAAAAATGGGTCGAAGATTTTGACGGCAGCTTTGCACCTACTCCGCGTGAGGCAGCAAGCGATGCCGATATGGTATTTATGTGTGTAGGTAATGACGACGATTTACGTTCAGTAGTATACGGCAATGACGGTGTGCTAGCAGGTATGCACGAAAACACAATTTTAATTGACCACACAACTACCTCAGCAGAAGTGGCACGTGAAGTAGCGGCAAAAGCAGCTTTACAGCATATCGACTTTATTGATGCGCCAGTATCGGGCGGTCAAGCTGGCGCTGAAAATGGGGTATTAACCGTAATGGCGGGTGGTAACGAAGCGGTATTTGCTAAAGCACAACCTATCATGAGTGCATTTAGCCGTTTTAGTCAGCTTTTAGGCGAAGCGGGCTCAGGGCAATTATGTAAAATGGTTAACCAAATTTGTATTGCAGGTGTAGTGCAAGGATTAGCTGAGGGCTTACATTTTGCTAAACAAGCAGGGCTTGATGGCGAAAAAGTAATAGAAACCATTTCTAAAGGCGCAGCTGGTTCGTGGCAAATGGAAAACCGCTACAAAACAATGTGGGCAGGCGAGTACGAGTTTGGTTTTGCTGTAGATTGGATGCGTAAAGATTTAGGCATTGCCCTTGATGAAGCTAAAAATAATGGTGCAACGCTGCCAATGACTGCAACGGTCGATCAATACTACGCCGATGTGCAGGCTCTTGGTGGCGGTCGATACGATACCTCAAGCTTATTAGCGCGTATTGAAGCACTACATAAAAAGTAA
- a CDS encoding glutathione peroxidase, protein MDSIYQFNAQLCNNSDFPLSQLKGKTVLIVNTASKCHFSAQLCALEKLYQQYKSDGFTILAFPCNQFDKNEPLEGMAIKDYYQKHFAINFEVFDKVMVNGPDTHPLFSYLKSHTRGIAQNRAIKWNFTKFLINAQGQLIARYAPRTKPESLHSVITSSLGSTQIIKTANTRFG, encoded by the coding sequence ATGGATAGCATTTATCAATTTAACGCACAACTTTGTAATAACAGTGATTTTCCTTTGAGCCAGTTAAAAGGAAAAACGGTTCTTATTGTAAATACAGCAAGCAAATGTCATTTTTCGGCGCAATTATGTGCGCTTGAAAAGCTATACCAACAATACAAAAGCGATGGGTTTACTATTTTAGCCTTTCCATGCAATCAGTTTGATAAAAACGAACCATTAGAGGGCATGGCAATAAAAGACTACTATCAAAAACACTTTGCAATTAATTTTGAAGTCTTTGATAAGGTTATGGTGAATGGCCCAGATACACACCCCTTGTTTAGTTATTTAAAATCACATACGCGTGGAATTGCACAAAACCGTGCCATAAAGTGGAACTTCACTAAGTTTTTAATTAATGCTCAAGGACAACTAATTGCGCGCTATGCGCCGCGCACTAAACCAGAGTCATTACACAGCGTAATAACAAGCAGTTTAGGGTCAACGCAGATTATAAAAACAGCAAACACTCGTTTTGGTTAG
- a CDS encoding 2-hydroxyacid dehydrogenase, translating to MKIAFFSAQKYERPFFEQSLTGFSNIAITYFEQSLSAHTAVLAKEFDAVCVFVNDSVDKAVIEQLAIFGVNTILLRCAGFNNVDLAAAKQHGMRVLRVPAYSPEAVAEHCIALMLTLSRKTHKAYNRVREDNFDLNGLLGFNLHNKTVGIIGCGKIGQALCNILTGFGAHILVCDPNAQAGNYTITDLNTLLTQSDIISLHCPLNEHTHHLIDDDAFAAMKTGVMLINTSRGALVNSKACIKALKSQKLGYLGLDVYEQESELFFKNHSDDINQDDIFSRLVSFKNVLITGHQGFFTQEALTEIANITLQNAFEVTQGNSLTNEVL from the coding sequence ATGAAAATTGCTTTTTTTAGTGCTCAAAAATACGAGCGGCCTTTTTTTGAACAAAGCTTAACTGGCTTTTCTAACATCGCTATTACCTATTTTGAGCAAAGTTTATCGGCGCACACTGCGGTTTTAGCTAAAGAATTTGATGCGGTATGCGTATTTGTAAACGATTCGGTAGATAAAGCGGTTATTGAGCAACTGGCTATATTTGGGGTTAACACCATTTTACTGCGCTGTGCGGGTTTTAATAATGTAGATTTAGCCGCTGCTAAACAGCATGGTATGCGTGTTCTGCGCGTTCCGGCTTACAGCCCTGAGGCAGTCGCAGAGCATTGTATTGCACTTATGCTTACGCTTAGCCGTAAAACCCATAAAGCTTATAACCGCGTACGTGAAGACAATTTTGACTTAAACGGCTTACTTGGATTTAACTTACATAATAAAACGGTGGGTATTATTGGCTGCGGTAAAATTGGCCAAGCATTGTGTAATATATTAACCGGTTTCGGCGCTCACATTTTAGTGTGCGATCCTAATGCACAAGCTGGTAATTACACAATTACTGATTTAAACACCTTGCTTACACAAAGCGATATCATTTCTTTGCATTGCCCGTTAAACGAGCACACCCATCATTTAATTGACGATGACGCATTTGCAGCGATGAAAACAGGAGTTATGCTAATAAACACCTCGCGCGGTGCATTGGTTAATAGTAAAGCGTGTATTAAGGCACTTAAATCACAAAAACTAGGTTATTTAGGGCTTGATGTGTACGAGCAAGAATCAGAGCTGTTTTTTAAAAACCACAGCGACGATATAAACCAAGACGATATTTTCTCTCGCTTGGTAAGCTTTAAAAATGTATTGATCACCGGCCATCAAGGCTTTTTTACTCAAGAAGCGCTTACAGAAATTGCCAATATCACCTTACAAAATGCATTTGAGGTTACTCAAGGAAATAGCTTAACAAACGAAGTGCTATAG
- a CDS encoding sodium-dependent transporter: protein MTQVRDGFQSRLGFVLAAAGAAVGLGNIWGFPTQAANHGGGAFLLVYFIVIFLLALPALYTELYLGYKAQANPVKALGQAWQDHAPKVGAAAGYIGLAGAIVMLSFYSIVAGWMLSYAIEPITTFLGVQSLSEFLHSDSMLRNFIFTPLMLILTASIILKGVKSGIETWSRRLMPLLLVLLVGLIAYIATLEGASEGFAAYLVPDFSKILDPDLIIAAMGQAFFSLSLGVGCMMIYGSYLKPGANLPKLTASVALLDTSVAFLAGLLIIPAIYVAQFNGVEVFSNGKLIGEGQLIFAILPELFGTMGEIGLLVGLLFFVLMSIASVTSTISSTEIPVAFLVENHRVDRTKATWAVSAIVFVCASTIIVNFDWLFGLVIMVFTQYQLPLMGLFYFITVGWLWQRGNKLHQASSGAHYWFAQYIRFVCPVLMTLVFANVAFG, encoded by the coding sequence ATGACACAAGTGCGTGATGGTTTTCAAAGTCGACTTGGTTTTGTATTGGCAGCAGCCGGTGCTGCGGTAGGTTTAGGCAATATATGGGGTTTTCCTACACAGGCTGCTAATCATGGTGGCGGCGCATTTTTATTGGTGTACTTTATTGTTATTTTTTTGCTAGCGCTTCCCGCGTTATACACCGAGCTGTATTTAGGCTACAAAGCCCAAGCTAATCCGGTTAAAGCCTTAGGCCAAGCATGGCAAGACCATGCGCCTAAAGTAGGCGCTGCTGCAGGTTATATAGGCTTAGCTGGCGCAATTGTCATGTTAAGCTTTTATTCAATAGTGGCAGGTTGGATGCTTTCTTACGCCATAGAGCCTATAACCACCTTTTTAGGTGTGCAGAGCTTGAGTGAGTTTTTACATAGCGACTCTATGCTACGTAATTTTATATTTACGCCGCTGATGCTTATTTTAACCGCTAGCATTATTTTAAAAGGTGTTAAATCAGGAATTGAAACCTGGTCGCGCCGTTTAATGCCATTATTACTTGTTTTACTCGTTGGCCTAATTGCTTACATTGCTACCTTAGAGGGTGCCAGCGAAGGGTTTGCGGCCTATTTAGTGCCTGACTTTAGTAAAATACTCGACCCCGATTTAATTATTGCCGCAATGGGGCAAGCGTTTTTCTCATTATCACTGGGTGTGGGCTGTATGATGATTTATGGCTCTTATTTAAAGCCCGGTGCTAACTTACCAAAATTGACTGCAAGTGTTGCGTTACTCGACACCAGCGTGGCATTTTTAGCTGGACTATTAATTATACCGGCTATATATGTGGCGCAGTTCAATGGCGTTGAAGTATTTAGCAACGGCAAGCTAATTGGTGAAGGGCAGCTTATTTTTGCCATATTACCTGAGTTATTTGGCACCATGGGTGAAATTGGTTTATTGGTTGGCTTACTATTTTTTGTGTTGATGTCGATTGCTTCAGTTACATCAACCATTTCATCGACTGAAATTCCGGTGGCTTTTTTAGTAGAAAACCACCGTGTTGATAGAACCAAAGCTACATGGGCCGTTAGCGCCATTGTATTTGTTTGTGCCAGTACTATTATTGTTAATTTTGATTGGCTATTTGGTTTGGTTATTATGGTATTTACCCAATACCAACTCCCGTTGATGGGACTGTTTTATTTTATTACAGTGGGCTGGTTATGGCAGCGTGGTAATAAGCTTCATCAAGCAAGTTCTGGTGCACATTATTGGTTTGCTCAGTACATTCGTTTTGTCTGCCCAGTGCTAATGACCTTAGTATTTGCAAACGTTGCGTTTGGCTAG
- a CDS encoding 4'-phosphopantetheinyl transferase superfamily protein: MSSAYFDNQLLQTPLAENNNHTILLFDASQLQVDELTLTQFLSPFELSVIARRKTPQAKQEYVATRLLLKYLVKSVLPSSSNITLDKISSEFNQQTSKLELNINNNQVYSCCVSHSHGLVGVALNIDHSLFGFDIEKISLKRPFEKLAKHFYDAAEVALITKQPCTASKAATFFRLWTLKEALAKATSRPIAQLLSPNVFCELGNSQLSATSTALTNDVNEQFDISVVAKKSTDWQCSFISFAALSSKLAFK; the protein is encoded by the coding sequence ATGAGTTCAGCTTACTTCGACAATCAGTTATTACAAACCCCGCTTGCTGAGAATAATAACCACACCATTTTATTATTTGATGCCAGCCAATTGCAGGTTGATGAGCTAACACTTACACAGTTTTTAAGCCCATTTGAATTAAGTGTCATCGCGCGTCGTAAAACGCCCCAAGCAAAGCAAGAATATGTAGCAACGCGGCTGTTACTAAAATATTTAGTCAAAAGTGTATTACCTAGCAGCAGTAATATAACGCTTGATAAAATCAGCTCTGAATTTAATCAACAAACCAGTAAGCTTGAGCTAAATATAAATAACAACCAGGTGTATAGTTGCTGTGTGTCACACTCTCATGGTTTGGTAGGCGTGGCGCTAAATATTGATCATTCGCTATTTGGTTTTGATATAGAAAAAATCAGTTTAAAACGGCCATTTGAAAAACTCGCAAAGCACTTTTATGATGCTGCAGAAGTGGCTCTTATAACTAAGCAACCATGCACAGCTTCTAAAGCGGCGACATTTTTTAGACTTTGGACTTTAAAAGAGGCGTTAGCAAAAGCAACCAGCCGCCCTATTGCCCAGCTATTAAGCCCCAATGTATTTTGTGAGCTTGGCAACTCGCAATTAAGTGCAACTAGTACCGCATTAACAAATGATGTAAACGAGCAGTTTGATATTAGCGTTGTGGCAAAAAAAAGCACCGACTGGCAGTGCTCATTTATCTCATTTGCAGCGTTAAGCAGCAAGCTCGCCTTCAAGTAG
- the lysC gene encoding lysine-sensitive aspartokinase 3, producing MTTQSVPQSSQCTKSDYIVAKFGGTSVANFEAMSRCSEIIVNDNSVRIVAVSASAGVTNHLVALCKADIDAAERQQHVDGVLAIQQAILTDLTLDDDLALGFNNTLDDFQTLAHQILTTEKQHDELLSFGERLSSYLFTQVLRLKGLNSQRFDVRQVLKTDSQFGKATPNVAATALAAKEHLIPLLENNVIVTQGFIGSDENNVTTTLGRGGSDYSAALLAEAINAKSVHIWTDVVGIFSTDPRLCVKATPIARLSFDEAAEMATFGAKVLHPATILPASRSHINVFVGSSTEPERGGTWIEREKSQLPGIRAVTQRKNQILLTLKSPEMLLASGFLARIFTILSECNISVDLVTTSEISVAITLDNAPNASRPELDQECLDKLAEFCHVSVENNLTLVALIGSEIVLRQHEMNLMQVLSEFNIRLICHGASKHNLCFLVEQSESDAVVQAIHSRLLEGELAA from the coding sequence ATGACTACCCAATCAGTGCCACAAAGTTCACAGTGCACAAAATCAGATTACATTGTTGCCAAATTTGGTGGCACCAGCGTTGCTAACTTTGAGGCGATGAGCCGTTGTAGCGAAATCATTGTAAACGATAACAGCGTTCGAATTGTTGCAGTGAGCGCCAGCGCCGGTGTAACTAATCACTTGGTGGCACTTTGCAAAGCCGATATTGATGCCGCTGAACGTCAACAGCATGTTGACGGTGTACTTGCTATTCAGCAGGCAATTTTAACTGATCTGACCCTAGATGATGATTTAGCGCTTGGTTTTAATAACACCCTCGATGACTTCCAAACACTGGCACATCAAATACTGACAACAGAGAAGCAACACGATGAGTTACTCAGCTTTGGCGAGCGTTTATCGTCGTATTTATTTACTCAAGTATTGCGCTTAAAGGGCTTAAATTCGCAGCGTTTTGATGTTCGCCAGGTGCTTAAAACCGATAGCCAATTTGGTAAAGCCACGCCTAATGTAGCCGCCACAGCGCTTGCAGCTAAAGAGCATTTAATTCCTTTACTAGAGAACAATGTAATTGTTACTCAGGGCTTTATTGGCAGCGATGAAAACAATGTAACTACCACACTAGGTCGCGGTGGCTCTGATTACAGTGCCGCCTTGTTAGCTGAAGCAATTAACGCTAAAAGTGTGCATATTTGGACCGACGTAGTGGGTATTTTTAGCACCGATCCGCGTTTGTGTGTAAAAGCCACACCTATTGCGCGTTTAAGCTTTGATGAAGCGGCAGAAATGGCCACTTTTGGCGCTAAAGTGCTGCATCCGGCTACAATTTTGCCAGCCAGTCGCAGCCATATAAATGTGTTTGTTGGCTCAAGCACAGAGCCAGAGCGTGGTGGCACTTGGATTGAACGAGAAAAATCTCAGCTACCTGGTATTCGTGCGGTCACGCAACGTAAAAATCAAATATTATTAACCCTTAAAAGCCCTGAAATGCTATTAGCGAGTGGTTTTTTAGCGCGTATTTTTACTATTTTAAGTGAATGTAATATTTCGGTAGACTTGGTTACTACCTCTGAAATTAGTGTAGCTATTACCCTTGATAACGCGCCTAATGCATCACGCCCAGAGCTAGATCAAGAATGCTTAGATAAACTCGCTGAGTTTTGCCATGTATCGGTTGAGAACAATTTAACCCTAGTAGCACTTATTGGGTCTGAAATTGTATTGCGTCAGCACGAAATGAATTTAATGCAGGTGTTGAGCGAATTTAACATTCGTCTTATTTGCCATGGTGCGAGTAAACACAACCTGTGCTTTTTAGTCGAGCAAAGTGAGTCTGATGCTGTGGTCCAAGCTATTCATAGCCGACTACTTGAAGGCGAGCTTGCTGCTTAA
- the nhaD gene encoding sodium:proton antiporter NhaD, with protein sequence MVSSIILTLIAIAFLLIVIEDVIHVNKAKTTLFFGTLCWIISFIFPLNGQSPETIQTLLDHNILEIASLWLFLMAAMTFVAYLNSKGLIENVVNRIMPTSISERKLMFLVGCFAFVFSSISDNVTATLISLAVIMSLKLEAKKLVKYATLIVFAVNSGGVSLITGDVTTLMIFLDGKVTISHLLLLIVPALLSVLLLATLLSIGMNKQLEFKKTKFKRIEKTDITIAVIFFTTVISTLTLSVLYSVPPLLTFLLGLSIMFLVAQFLMRKKDINKDMIDFIRDIEYDTLLFFVGVLLLVGALKEVGVLSQFTNLYTVMAPEYANYLMGILSAGVDNVPLTAALLKADIVMSQQHWLSFTYATGVGGSMLIIGSAAGIIAMSKVKELTFASYLRLSLYLLVCYTFGYAGSYFMGSFI encoded by the coding sequence ATGGTTTCCTCGATTATCCTGACGCTGATAGCGATTGCATTCTTGCTTATCGTTATTGAGGATGTGATTCACGTAAACAAAGCCAAAACGACATTATTTTTTGGTACACTTTGTTGGATTATCTCCTTTATTTTTCCTCTTAATGGGCAAAGCCCTGAAACGATTCAAACCCTCCTTGACCACAATATTTTAGAAATTGCTTCCTTATGGCTGTTTTTAATGGCCGCAATGACCTTTGTTGCCTATTTAAACTCCAAGGGACTTATTGAAAATGTTGTGAACCGGATAATGCCAACCAGTATTAGTGAACGAAAGCTAATGTTTTTGGTAGGGTGTTTTGCATTTGTATTTTCGTCTATCTCCGACAATGTAACAGCTACACTGATCTCCTTGGCTGTTATCATGTCATTAAAGCTTGAAGCCAAAAAACTAGTTAAGTACGCCACCTTAATTGTATTTGCAGTGAACTCCGGTGGTGTTTCACTTATCACAGGTGATGTAACCACGTTAATGATTTTCCTTGATGGTAAAGTGACTATTAGTCACTTATTATTGTTAATTGTGCCTGCATTATTAAGCGTATTATTACTGGCTACCTTGTTATCAATTGGTATGAACAAGCAGTTAGAGTTTAAAAAGACTAAATTTAAACGCATTGAAAAAACCGACATTACTATCGCTGTCATTTTCTTCACTACCGTTATTTCTACCCTTACTTTAAGTGTTTTATATAGTGTGCCGCCGTTACTTACCTTTTTACTCGGCCTGTCTATTATGTTTTTAGTCGCGCAATTTTTAATGCGCAAAAAAGACATCAATAAAGATATGATCGACTTTATACGTGACATAGAGTACGACACCTTACTGTTTTTCGTAGGTGTGTTATTACTTGTTGGCGCATTAAAAGAAGTGGGCGTGCTAAGCCAATTTACAAACCTGTATACAGTGATGGCGCCAGAGTACGCTAACTACTTAATGGGTATTTTATCGGCCGGTGTTGATAACGTGCCACTAACGGCTGCGTTACTAAAAGCCGACATTGTAATGAGTCAACAGCATTGGTTGTCGTTTACGTATGCAACCGGTGTGGGTGGTTCAATGCTGATCATTGGTTCGGCGGCTGGTATTATTGCTATGAGTAAGGTTAAAGAACTTACTTTTGCAAGTTACCTTCGTTTGTCGTTGTATTTGTTAGTGTGTTACACCTTTGGTTATGCTGGCTCTTACTTTATGGGTAGTTTTATTTGA